A window of the Haloarcula litorea genome harbors these coding sequences:
- a CDS encoding DUF5817 domain-containing protein encodes MYAVVGCSDCSALWVVEGSPETTRCPRCGSRRQHAKRRTFVETDDEAHAREVRASMLANRQGHGEDYADLDDYETLGERADEAAVDDETYLDASGVDSEAVAAAGERAERGATSGGSRKETVLAALRDLDAPSEDEVVAYADERGVPADYTRTALEKLVRAGEVSESRGEYRLL; translated from the coding sequence ATGTACGCGGTGGTCGGGTGCAGCGACTGTTCGGCGCTGTGGGTCGTCGAGGGCTCGCCGGAGACCACCCGGTGTCCACGCTGTGGCTCCCGGCGGCAACACGCCAAGCGCCGGACGTTCGTCGAGACGGACGACGAGGCCCACGCCCGGGAGGTGCGGGCCTCGATGCTCGCGAACCGCCAGGGCCACGGCGAGGACTACGCCGACCTCGACGACTACGAGACGCTGGGCGAACGGGCCGACGAGGCCGCCGTCGACGACGAGACCTACCTCGACGCGTCGGGGGTCGACAGCGAAGCCGTGGCGGCGGCCGGCGAGCGCGCCGAGCGGGGCGCGACGAGCGGGGGCAGCCGCAAGGAGACGGTGCTGGCGGCGCTGCGCGACCTCGACGCTCCCTCCGAGGACGAGGTGGTCGCCTACGCCGACGAGCGCGGCGTGCCCGCCGACTACACCCGGACCGCACTCGAGAAGCTGGTCCGGGCCGGCGAGGTCAGCGAGTCCCGCGGGGAGTACCGGCTGCTATGA
- the hmgA gene encoding hydroxymethylglutaryl-CoA reductase (NADPH): MTDTDAERLAERVREGELRLYELEEHADAETAAAARRHLLREETGADLSTVGEYAFDAADAEPNIENMVGAAQVPMGVVGPLPIDGGAAEGEHYLPLATTEGALVASVNRGVSTIRQAGGATARVLKSGMTRAPVFRVEDVAAAGEVSAWVREHVDELAAAAESTTSHGELQDVTPYVVGDNVFLRFSYDTKDAMGMNMATIATEAACDVVEDETPADLVALSGNLCSDKKPAAINAVEGRGRTVAADVLIPHEQVEERLDTTSAAIAEANTRKNLVGSAKAGSLGFNAHAANTVAAAFLALGQDAAQVVEGANAITTVDDRAEGLYASVTLPSLEVGTVGGGTGLPTQSEAMDVLGYGGGGDPPGSNADALAEVIAAGALAGELSLLAALSSRHLSSAHADLGR, encoded by the coding sequence ATGACCGACACGGACGCCGAGCGCCTCGCCGAGCGGGTCCGCGAGGGCGAGTTGCGCCTCTACGAACTCGAAGAGCACGCCGACGCCGAGACGGCCGCCGCGGCCCGCCGGCACCTCCTGCGGGAGGAGACGGGTGCCGACCTCTCGACGGTCGGGGAGTACGCCTTCGACGCGGCCGACGCGGAGCCCAACATCGAGAACATGGTCGGCGCGGCCCAGGTCCCGATGGGCGTCGTCGGCCCCCTGCCGATCGACGGCGGCGCGGCCGAGGGCGAGCACTACCTCCCCCTGGCGACGACGGAGGGGGCGCTGGTGGCCTCCGTGAACCGGGGCGTCTCGACCATCCGGCAGGCCGGCGGCGCGACGGCCCGCGTGCTGAAGTCGGGGATGACCCGCGCCCCGGTCTTTCGGGTCGAGGACGTCGCAGCGGCCGGCGAGGTGTCGGCGTGGGTCCGCGAACACGTCGACGAGCTGGCCGCGGCCGCCGAGTCGACGACCAGCCACGGCGAACTGCAGGACGTGACGCCCTACGTCGTCGGGGACAACGTCTTCCTGCGGTTTTCCTACGACACGAAGGACGCGATGGGGATGAATATGGCCACCATCGCCACCGAGGCCGCCTGCGACGTCGTCGAGGACGAGACGCCCGCGGACCTGGTCGCGCTGTCGGGGAACCTCTGCTCGGACAAGAAGCCCGCCGCGATCAACGCCGTCGAGGGCCGGGGCCGGACCGTCGCAGCGGACGTGCTGATCCCCCACGAGCAGGTCGAGGAACGCCTCGACACCACCTCGGCGGCCATCGCCGAGGCCAACACCCGGAAGAACCTCGTCGGCTCGGCGAAGGCGGGGTCGCTGGGGTTCAACGCCCACGCCGCAAACACCGTCGCCGCGGCCTTCCTCGCGCTGGGCCAGGACGCCGCCCAGGTCGTCGAGGGGGCTAACGCCATCACGACCGTCGACGACCGGGCCGAGGGGCTGTACGCCTCCGTGACGCTGCCGTCGCTGGAGGTCGGCACCGTCGGCGGCGGCACCGGCCTCCCGACCCAGTCCGAGGCGATGGACGTTCTGGGCTACGGCGGCGGCGGCGACCCGCCCGGCAGCAACGCCGACGCGCTCGCGGAGGTCATCGCCGCCGGCGCGCTCGCGGGCGAACTCTCCCTGCTGGCGGCGCTGTCCTCGCGGCACCTCTCGTCGGCGCACGCCGATCTCGGTCGGTAG